From Juglans regia cultivar Chandler chromosome 6, Walnut 2.0, whole genome shotgun sequence, the proteins below share one genomic window:
- the LOC108996828 gene encoding F-box protein SKIP1, with protein MDTEDVGAETDSGTGPGPDWAELTHECLANILSRLTLEHRWRGTMLVCKSWFQACKDPCLHSSFDLEPHFDSAADSASWWAPDFERKMDSMLQSVVVWSDGSLSEIRTRHCSDPSLLFVAERCPNLEVLSIKSCPNVTDRSMANIAFHCTKLRELDISYCYEISHASLLLIGSNCPNLKVLKRNLMNWLDPSQHVGVVPDEYLNACPQDGDSEAAAIGKSLPYLEHLEIQFSKLSGRGLTWICEGCPNLKYLDLSGCMNLTGRDITNASLGLKDMEIKKPNFYIPRSVFHTERYGHWRLYDERFQTDVFRI; from the exons ATGGACACCGAGGACGTAGGAGCAGAGACCGATTCAGGAACCGGACCCGGGCCCGACTGGGCGGAATTGACCCATGAGTGTCTCGCCAACATCCTCTCCCGGCTCACCCTGGAGCACCGATGGCGCGGAACCATGCTCGTCTGCAAGTCCTGGTTCCAAGCCTGCAAAGACCCTTGTCTCCACTCGTCTTTCGACCTTGAGCCCCACTTCGACTCGGCCGCCGATTCGGCTAGCTGGTGGGCCCCCGATTTCGAGAGGAAGATGGATTCCATGCTCCAATCCGTCGTCGTTTGGAGCGACGGATCCCTCTCTGAGATCCGCACCCGTCACTGCTCTGATCCCTCTCTCTTATTCGTCGCTGAAAG GTGCCCAAACCTTGAGGTTCTTTCAATCAAGAGCTGTCCGAACGTTACTGATAGATCAATGGCTAATATAGCTTTCCATTGCACCAAGCTTAGGGAACTGGATATCAGCTATTGCTACGAGATTTCTCATGCATCGTTGCTACTGATTGGAAGCAATTGCCCAAACCTTAAAGTTCTGAAGAGAAACCTTATGAATTGGTTGGATCCTTCCCAACATGTGGGAGTTGTCCCTGACGAGTATCTAAATGCATGTCCACAAGATGGGGACTCGGAAGCTGCCGCCATTGGAAAATCTTTGCCTTATTTGGAGCATCTTGAAATTCAGTTCTCCAAGTTGTCTGGTAGGGGCCTTACTTGGATATGTGAAGGGTGTCCAAACCTCAAGTACTTGGATTTGTCTGGTTGTATGAACTTGACTGGTCGGGATATCACCAATGCATCATTGGGTCTGAAGGATATGGAGATTAAAAAGCCAAATTTCTATATTCCAAGGTCAGTCTTTCACACAGAGAGGTATGGTCATTGGAGATTGTATGATGAGAGGTTTCAAACAGATGTTTTCCGAATTTGA
- the LOC108996829 gene encoding uncharacterized protein LOC108996829 translates to MKIAVLVWLFFIVSLKLLTYSACQSTFTPQAEDKPYMNPRKQLNYMNDRNREAGDQRRNDVVQAARPLRVSQKAKAIYGGANDLKHPRNSRSGANSIFVRPCLGFSVLLRHVVLGLLLLVFFF, encoded by the exons ATGAAGATAGCAGTACTTGTATGGCTTTTCTTCATTGTATCCCTCAAACTTCTTACTTATTCAGCATGCCAAAGCACTTTCACCCCACAAGCAGAAGATAAGCCGTATATGAATCCAAGAAAACAGCTTAACT ACATGAATGACAGGAACAGAGAAGCAGGTGATCAAAGAAGAAATGATGTAGTTCAAGCAGCACGTCCTCTAAGGGTTTCCCAGAAGGCGAAAGCAATTTATGGTGGTGCCAATGACCTTAAGCACCCTCGTAATTCCCGTAGTGGAGCAAACTCCATTTTTGTTCGACCCTGTTTGGGGTTTTCAGTGTTGCTTAGGCATGTTGTACTTGGATTGCtccttcttgttttcttcttttga
- the LOC108996740 gene encoding UPF0057 membrane protein At4g30660-like yields MPSRCEIFCEILIAILLPPLGVCFRHGCCSVEFCICLLLTILGYIPGIIYALYAIVFVDRDQYFDEYRRPLYAPA; encoded by the exons ATGCCGAGTCGCTGTGAGATCTTCTGCGAGATACTCATCGCAATCTTGCTCCCTCCTTTGGGCGTTTGTTTCCGCCACGGTTGTTGCAGC GTTGAGTTCTGCATTTGTTTGCTCCTGACTATTCTAGGTTACATTCCCGGAATCATCTATGCTCTCTATGCCATCGTGTTTGTGGATCGCGATCAGTACTTCGACGAGTACAGGCGTCCCCTCTACGCCCCCGCCTAG